The DNA segment CTTCGCTGAAAAGCCGACAACGGGAATTTCCTTTGTTCCACCACCCGTGTTTCTCTCAAAGCCGATACCAACTTTAGCGCCTTCAATGAGTTGCCCCCCTTCGTCAATTATCATGATCGTGATTTTTGCGGTAGGAAGACCAATCCCCCATGTGCAACCAGGTGTTAGCATAAGAACACAGATCATTGTTGCCATAAAATGTTTAATAATCATTATCTCAAACCTCCTCTAATAACAAAATCATTGAACAATAAATATACATAAGAAAAAGCTATTTCTCTTACATCGCCGTGCAGCCATTCTCCTTTCAATCTCGGCCAGTAAATCCCCGCCGTTTTTCTTGTCTTAAAGGTGGTCTGCATGTCAATGTTGATTCCATCTGTCTGAGTGAGACCAACTACAATAGTTTTCCCCGCCGCCAAAGTTCTTGCAGGAATCGCATCTGCAAGCAGACGATACTTGTGCGTTGCAGCATAGTTACTTCCTGCTACAGCGTCGAACAGAATCCCATCATTTCCCTTCTTGAAAAATGGTCTCGTCATCAACTGTGAGTTCTGAATTCCATTAGCCTGAACTGGAGCTATTTGTTTTACATATCCATCAGCGTCAACGGTATATTCCGGATCACTCAAGTTGAAACCCCAGCCTCCATAGTTGCTTCCGAGCTCATTATTAGAGTTGGTGGCACCCTTTAGTTTCTCCTGCAACGCCCAGGCATACCGGCCAATTCCATCCGTCACTATATCCAGGACTTGGGGATAACCCGTATGCACGTCAAGCACGTCTTCACCGGATGAAAAATAGTTGTAATATGTTACGGTGCTCGGTCGTTGGGAGAAGATATTCCTCCAGGTCAATTTCTTTCTGTTGTCCGGGGCATCAAACAGTGTATGCCACTCTGACGCCCAGAGCTTCTCCTTATATCCCAGCCATGAAGGATGCGTCATGTCTGGGTGTGTATTTGCCAGTGCCTCACTGCCGTCATCTGCAAACCCATACGCTTCAGCTGCCACAGCAGCGTCCAACATAAAGTAATTCTTGATCTTCTTGTTTGCATTCCACTCGGCAAGATTATCGGTGAGCATCGAAGACACAACCATATTGCCAAGGCTGTGTGCCGCAAGCGAGATTTCGCCTGTAACCTCATTATTCAGAAAAGTTTTCAGATGAGGTGCAGTCGCAAAGGCATGTTCAACATTGATGTGAAAATTCCGTGTAACACCGGCAACCTGACTATCCCATCCGTACCACGTCACCCCATAAAACTTTGCCTTTGACCCTGACCAGAACATCCGCTTGAATATCTCAACCTGCCTGCCTCTCGCCTCCTGTCCATTATTGCCATAACCATGAATATATACAAAGCTCTTGATCTTCTGCGGGTCAGCGCCCATACATTCGACATCAGGACAGTTTGGCGTGCTGAGACGATCTTCTTCTCCTGACTTTGAGTCAGGTCCCGGAGCCACATCCTTATAGAGCTCAGATGTCAGGTTCTTGTGCCTGAACATCTTCTCAACACCTGCCATGTTCAGATTAAGCTTCATCGAAAATACGATCTTCTGATTGGCATCCAAAACTGCAAGCTCAAGGGGCGTTATTGACTCTTTCTTTCCCTCAAGCAGTATGATCCCCTTGCTGCTTTCTGCTGTGCTGGACGTTATCTTCTCCAAAAACGGCGTGATCGAATATGGATCAACCAGTTCTCTGCCGGTCGCTGAGATCGGATACGAAACAGCGCTGCCAAGTTTAACCGGAATATTCAGGTTGTTATCATCACCGGTCAGATAATACCCTGTGTGCTGGGCTTCGATGTCTGTAAAGACAAAGTTCAAGCTTGCATCTTCTGATTTAAGGACATATTTATGTTTTGATGGATCAAATGCCTTCAGCACACTCTTTATGTCCAGATACACCGGGAAGAAGTCTATGAGGTCGCGTATACCATCTACCTGTGTGTCTTCATGATCAAGACTGAATGATGTCAGCATCTTGTCTCCCGGTATATCACTGCCGTCTGTCTCCCCACCATCATCGTCATCGTTGATCCAGAAATAAAACTTATCCCCTCGCATTGCCCTTTCCCGATCTGCGTCATCGATAATACCATTGCGGTCATAATCCGGGATCAGCGCGGCATTAATCAGCGGTATCTTCTCGCTCCTCACTTCAGCCCTTGTCCCCCGGTTTAAGACCACCTCTGCGTAATAGCTCTTCTCCCTGTCAAACTTCGCGCCTCCTGCCGACAGGACGAGCCTGCCGTTACTGTCGGCCTGCACAAACCCTGCATATGCATCGCTGAGCTGCTCTGAAATCACAAGACTCACTTCAGATTTCTGATATTGATACAACAGGGGGTCTATGCTGTATTTGATTTCAAGGTCTGATACGGGATACCCATTATTGTTTAAGACAAGCTGCCGATACTTAGGTTCATCAACCGCTATCTTGATCCCCCATAGCTCAATCGGGTAAGAAGCGGCCAGTGTCCTGTCCGTGCGGGTAACATTCCCTTGTTCGTCGTATGACGGCACCGAGGCTGTAACCGTGCCGATGGCATTGATCCTGTTCATGCCCGGCGTTGAGCCAAGTTTCAGATTTGCTGCATAGGTCCCTTTATTAATCGGATCATCAACTGTCTGTAGAGCGCTTAGTTCGAACTTCAACTGCGTTTTCGTGTCCACCGGCTGATAATTGCTGGGCCGCACTCCCCCTTCATCCGAGACCACGAAGAATTCTACCTTAGCGTCGTTTTTGTAAGGAGCATCGACTGGCGGGTCTTTCACCACCGGCATGATCTTCAATATGCCTTCTTTTGTCCTTTCCGTGTAGAACATTGCTGCACTCAGTGGTTCGGGGAATATCTCGCCGGCCTTCCAGGCATCTATCTTATTGCCCTTTGCATCAATCGCGTATGGCGCATACAATGAAACATACGCGTTTTCGACTGCCTTGGTATAGAACGTAAAGGCTGCGCTGTTCAGAGCTGTTTTATTGTCGATACGCCTGCCTTGACTGTCAAAAACATCCTTAAAGGCTGTTGCTGTTATTGTATACTTTGTATTCTCAGTATTTCCCATAATCAAATAGGGATGCACACCAAAGTATTCGGTCCGCTTTTCAAACGGGGTAACATCAGCCTCTTTTGCCTTGGAGCAGTCAATGGTGGCTACACCGGGGCAGTCAGTCATCTCGCCAAAAAGCTTTGCGTTGATCGCCCCTGAGGATGGAGGGGTTCCAAGGTACTCCCTTTTTATCTTGTATTGCACGTTTTTGTCCGAAATCGAATTGCCATATTGGTCAACGATCTTTACCCATAGAAGCGACGCAAAGACGCTGGGAGGGCCATATATGTCAGTTGTCGGATTAAGTCGGACCATCTGTGCTGCTGCCCCCGGCTTTCCGTACGCCTCAAACGGTTTATCAGTGGTCATGCGCTTCTTAGTTGTGCTCGCAGAGACTGAAACGAGATTAAGTCCTTCCAGTTCCCAGTATTTCCCGCCGGCTGCATTTGTTTCCTGCCGGTAATAGGGAGAGTCTGCTGTTTGTGTCCCGAGGGTGAGCCTCGCCCGTGCAATGCCGTCCGGGCCTGTCAGCACCGTGACCTCTGAAGCAGGTGCAATAACAACCTCTGACTTGCTGTTTTCCCCCTGCACCTTGCTGCCACCTGATACTACTTTAAAATTAATGCTTACGCCTTTAACCGGTATGCCCTTGCTGTCAAGAGCTATAACTTCAAATTGTCTTTTTAGTTGTTTACCGACTATTCCGGACCGATAATCGTTTCCGCTGCCGAAGCGCACAATCTTTTCAACTGCATCAGGGTTATCGTTTGCAGGTATTGAGGATGGTCTGCTCAGGGCATTCTTAACATCCTGCTTCTTCCAGTCTTCTTTTTTTATCGCTGTCATGCCTCCTGCTATCATCCCAGAAAGCATATACCCTGCCTCACCGGTAGAGGGATTCTCTTTGGTGTATCCAGTCCCTGTCCAGTCTTTATAGCTGATAGCGTTCAGCAATAAGCCGTCAGCTGAGGGGATGCGAACAATGTAATTCTGATTAACTGCGTTGATGATGTCTTCCTTGATGTTGTCGTCAAGGTCAGAGGCAGAAAGTACTGCTGTGATATTCGTCTTGTCTACGGTAAGTAGCTGTCCGCTAAAAGCTGATTGCTGATCGCTTAGTTGAAACAGCTTTGCTGTTGAAATGCTTTCTACCTGAAAATCATTCTCAAATATCCTGTGCTCAAGCACAGAGCCCTGAAGTCCGGATAACTGCATGAAGGTCTTTTGCCTGTCGGCAGTAATGGGTGATGCGTTATGGGTAATGGGTGATACAGCACGAAGCGACGCATCTATGAACACGCCTTTCCACTCAAATCCATGGGGCATATCAAGGAGATAGGTCACATCTATCACGCCGCCGACTGTTACGACTGTCGGGA comes from the Nitrospirota bacterium genome and includes:
- a CDS encoding alpha/beta hydrolase, whose protein sequence is MKILPDSMQFDQKKITHEYTEIPEDLKHNVKLSAFSNQPTVNSGPLFEITLPLYDLSNQQIIMTYEPETVEDQQIMDSYGGLDNTPAYLVRLRPVLKVNYQRAVVGKDGLAMGEDYKLIIELISPNGIERITNTHITGNLTAIGIVAQRALSSQDSAISAEDDAETILYKEANRYIDRWNEAEDELASLLHLNISRPIPTVVTVGGVIDVTYLLDMPHGFEWKGVFIDASLRAVSPITHNASPITADRQKTFMQLSGLQGSVLEHRIFENDFQVESISTAKLFQLSDQQSAFSGQLLTVDKTNITAVLSASDLDDNIKEDIINAVNQNYIVRIPSADGLLLNAISYKDWTGTGYTKENPSTGEAGYMLSGMIAGGMTAIKKEDWKKQDVKNALSRPSSIPANDNPDAVEKIVRFGSGNDYRSGIVGKQLKRQFEVIALDSKGIPVKGVSINFKVVSGGSKVQGENSKSEVVIAPASEVTVLTGPDGIARARLTLGTQTADSPYYRQETNAAGGKYWELEGLNLVSVSASTTKKRMTTDKPFEAYGKPGAAAQMVRLNPTTDIYGPPSVFASLLWVKIVDQYGNSISDKNVQYKIKREYLGTPPSSGAINAKLFGEMTDCPGVATIDCSKAKEADVTPFEKRTEYFGVHPYLIMGNTENTKYTITATAFKDVFDSQGRRIDNKTALNSAAFTFYTKAVENAYVSLYAPYAIDAKGNKIDAWKAGEIFPEPLSAAMFYTERTKEGILKIMPVVKDPPVDAPYKNDAKVEFFVVSDEGGVRPSNYQPVDTKTQLKFELSALQTVDDPINKGTYAANLKLGSTPGMNRINAIGTVTASVPSYDEQGNVTRTDRTLAASYPIELWGIKIAVDEPKYRQLVLNNNGYPVSDLEIKYSIDPLLYQYQKSEVSLVISEQLSDAYAGFVQADSNGRLVLSAGGAKFDREKSYYAEVVLNRGTRAEVRSEKIPLINAALIPDYDRNGIIDDADRERAMRGDKFYFWINDDDDGGETDGSDIPGDKMLTSFSLDHEDTQVDGIRDLIDFFPVYLDIKSVLKAFDPSKHKYVLKSEDASLNFVFTDIEAQHTGYYLTGDDNNLNIPVKLGSAVSYPISATGRELVDPYSITPFLEKITSSTAESSKGIILLEGKKESITPLELAVLDANQKIVFSMKLNLNMAGVEKMFRHKNLTSELYKDVAPGPDSKSGEEDRLSTPNCPDVECMGADPQKIKSFVYIHGYGNNGQEARGRQVEIFKRMFWSGSKAKFYGVTWYGWDSQVAGVTRNFHINVEHAFATAPHLKTFLNNEVTGEISLAAHSLGNMVVSSMLTDNLAEWNANKKIKNYFMLDAAVAAEAYGFADDGSEALANTHPDMTHPSWLGYKEKLWASEWHTLFDAPDNRKKLTWRNIFSQRPSTVTYYNYFSSGEDVLDVHTGYPQVLDIVTDGIGRYAWALQEKLKGATNSNNELGSNYGGWGFNLSDPEYTVDADGYVKQIAPVQANGIQNSQLMTRPFFKKGNDGILFDAVAGSNYAATHKYRLLADAIPARTLAAGKTIVVGLTQTDGINIDMQTTFKTRKTAGIYWPRLKGEWLHGDVREIAFSYVYLLFNDFVIRGGLR